In the genome of Hippoglossus hippoglossus isolate fHipHip1 chromosome 4, fHipHip1.pri, whole genome shotgun sequence, one region contains:
- the LOC117759922 gene encoding deoxyribonuclease-2-alpha-like encodes MEMMRYKTVIRFLFSTGIFFQACESDVSCRNDDGKEVDWYILYKLPNMNDGGLSYLYMDESSNGWTRSRETINSNSGTLAHTLKPLLDFYDRETEGFGYLIYNDQPPKPKKPAPASFGHSKGVVMLDRQTGVWLSHSTPTFPTYRSKDFWPRRGNANAQTFICVTYSYATFKQIGLQLQYIHAYSYDSRITTTFPTELRGVALRTCYPKRKPWFRIMTLTSVKGQRFTSFAKYRRFGDDIYSGLIVNSVKKDLYVKSWGRMRGPLPSNCSIPHHVYNVKKVQLPGTLPFTNTVDHSKWSVTADGGWTCIADMNREMSQMRRGGGAICINDTVIGEAFHSLIKKVSDVTVNEHVLRKEL; translated from the exons ATGGAGATGATGAGATAT aAAACAGTGATAAGATTCCTCTTTAGCACTGGGATCTTTTTTCAAGCCTGCGAATCAGACGTGAGTTGCAGGAATGACGATGGAAAAGAGGTCGACTG GTACATCTTATACAAGTTGCCCAACATGAACGACGGTGGTCTGTCTTATCTGTACATGGATGAGAGCAGCAATGGTTGGACACGCAGCAGAGAGACTATCAACAGCAACTCTGGCACCCTGGCCCACACCCTGAAACCTCTTCTCGACTTCTACGACAGAGAG acgGAAGGATTTGGATATCTGATCTATAACGATCAGCCTCCGAAACCAAAAAAGCCAGCTCCTGCATCATTTGGACACAGTAAAG GAGTCGTAATGTTGGACAGACAAACTGGAGTCTGGCTCTCACACAGCACACCAACATTTCCAACATATCGCAGTAAAGACTTCTGGCCTCGAAGAGGAAACGCTAATGCTCAAACATTTATATGTGTCACTTACTCCTATGCTACATTCAAACAAATAG GACTGCAGCTCCAATACATCCACGCTTATTCATACGACTCTAGAATAACCACAACCTTTCCAACTGAGCTGCGCGGTGTGGCACTGAGAACCTGCTACCCAAAGAGGAAGCCCTGGTTTAGAATAATGACGCTGACGTCGGTGAAAGGACAGAGGTTCACCAGCTTTGCAAAATACAGACGATTTGGGGATG ATATTTACTCTGGCCTTATTGTAAACTCTGTGAAGAAGGATCTGTACGTCAAGAGTTGGGGAAGGATGCGTGGCCCCCTGCCTTCTAACTGCAGCATCCCTCACCATGTGTACAATGTGAAGAAGGTACAACTTCCCGGCACACTGCCCTTCACCAACACTGTCGATCACTCCAAGTGGAGCGTGACGGCTGATGGTGGCTGGACCTGCATCGCCGACATGAACAGGGAGATGAGTCAGATGcgcagaggtggaggagccaTATGCATCAATGATACTGTGATCGGTGAAGCTTTCCATTCACTGATTAAAAAGGTTAGCGATGTGACCGTAAACGAGCACGTGCTCCGCAAAGAGCTTTAA
- the LOC117759926 gene encoding deoxyribonuclease-2-beta-like isoform X1 codes for MTPHFSLCCQALILFLCYADCGAEISCRNEAGQPVDWFIIYKLPRYKIGEVGSGVDYMYLDSSLKSWQMSKFMINVSQGAVANTLNQLYMGEAYKSNNSAYALYNDAPPLMDYIQDYGHTKGGLLFDRSQGFWLSHTVPHFPSFPERGYLYPSSGKVNGQTALCVTYRYEQFLHVAKQLVYLYPRFYNCSVPAAFSADLPQLAQLCDGSKPPLTSDKRVQQLVSVQGEKFFSFVKSERFVDDIYTGWVAQVLDADLLVESWQRQGHDLPSNCSLPKHVMNIKRVHLPGSLPFKSYHDHSKWCVSQGYDDDVTCLGDMNREMTQLKRGGGLICSLNPLIYRAFRQAVDWYIGC; via the exons ATGACCCCTCACTTCAGTTTGTGCTGCCAGGCTCTTATCTTGTTTCTTTGTTACGCAGATTGTGGCGCTGAGATTTCCTGTAGAAATGAAGCTGGGCAGCCTGTTGATTG GTTTATCATCTACAAGCTGCCCAGGTATAAGATCGGTGAGGTGGGCAGTGGCGTGGACTACATGTACCTGGACTCTTCACTCAAGAGCTGGCAGATGAGTAAATTCATGATTAACGTCAGTCAAGGAGCCGTCGCGAACACACTCAACCAGCTTTACATGGGTGAGGCCTACAAG TCTAACAACTCAGCCTACGCACTCTACAATGATGCTCCACCATTGATGGATTACATCCAAGACTATGGACACACTAAAG GGGGCCTGCTCTTTGACCGCTCTCAAGGTTTCTGGCTGTCGCACACCGTTCCCCATTTCCCCTCGTTCCCGGAGAGAGGCTACCTTTACCCCTCCTCCGGCAAAGTCAACGGCCAGACTGCTCTGTGCGTGACCTACCGCTATGAACAGTTTCTCCATGTAG CAAAGCAGCTGGTCTACCTTTACCCACGTTTCTATAACTGCTCTGTACCGGCTGCGTTCTCGGCCGACCTGCCTCAGTTGGCCCAGTTATGTGACGGCTCCAAACCACCGCTGACCTCCGATAAGAGAGTGCAGCAGCTCGTCTCAGTCCAGGGGGAaaagtttttcagttttgtcaaATCCGAACGCTTCGTAGATG ATATCTACACAGGCTGGGTGGCGCAGGTCCTGGATGCCGACCTGCTGGTGGAGTCGTGGCAGAGACAAGGTCACGATCTGCCCTCCAACTGCTCCCTGCCCAAACACGTCATGAACATCAAGAGGGTTCATCTCCCCGGATCGCTCCCGTTCAAGTCCTACCACGACCACTCCAAGTGGTGTGTGTCGCAGGGTTATGACGACGACGTGACCTGCCTGGGGGACATGAACAGGGAGATGACCCAGCTGAAGCGCGGCGGGGGGCTGATCTGCTCCCTCAACCCCCTGATTTACAGGGCTTTCAGACAGGCGGTGGACTGGTACATTGGCTGTTGA
- the LOC117759926 gene encoding deoxyribonuclease-2-beta-like isoform X2: MYLDSSLKSWQMSKFMINVSQGAVANTLNQLYMGEAYKSNNSAYALYNDAPPLMDYIQDYGHTKGGLLFDRSQGFWLSHTVPHFPSFPERGYLYPSSGKVNGQTALCVTYRYEQFLHVAKQLVYLYPRFYNCSVPAAFSADLPQLAQLCDGSKPPLTSDKRVQQLVSVQGEKFFSFVKSERFVDDIYTGWVAQVLDADLLVESWQRQGHDLPSNCSLPKHVMNIKRVHLPGSLPFKSYHDHSKWCVSQGYDDDVTCLGDMNREMTQLKRGGGLICSLNPLIYRAFRQAVDWYIGC, translated from the exons ATGTACCTGGACTCTTCACTCAAGAGCTGGCAGATGAGTAAATTCATGATTAACGTCAGTCAAGGAGCCGTCGCGAACACACTCAACCAGCTTTACATGGGTGAGGCCTACAAG TCTAACAACTCAGCCTACGCACTCTACAATGATGCTCCACCATTGATGGATTACATCCAAGACTATGGACACACTAAAG GGGGCCTGCTCTTTGACCGCTCTCAAGGTTTCTGGCTGTCGCACACCGTTCCCCATTTCCCCTCGTTCCCGGAGAGAGGCTACCTTTACCCCTCCTCCGGCAAAGTCAACGGCCAGACTGCTCTGTGCGTGACCTACCGCTATGAACAGTTTCTCCATGTAG CAAAGCAGCTGGTCTACCTTTACCCACGTTTCTATAACTGCTCTGTACCGGCTGCGTTCTCGGCCGACCTGCCTCAGTTGGCCCAGTTATGTGACGGCTCCAAACCACCGCTGACCTCCGATAAGAGAGTGCAGCAGCTCGTCTCAGTCCAGGGGGAaaagtttttcagttttgtcaaATCCGAACGCTTCGTAGATG ATATCTACACAGGCTGGGTGGCGCAGGTCCTGGATGCCGACCTGCTGGTGGAGTCGTGGCAGAGACAAGGTCACGATCTGCCCTCCAACTGCTCCCTGCCCAAACACGTCATGAACATCAAGAGGGTTCATCTCCCCGGATCGCTCCCGTTCAAGTCCTACCACGACCACTCCAAGTGGTGTGTGTCGCAGGGTTATGACGACGACGTGACCTGCCTGGGGGACATGAACAGGGAGATGACCCAGCTGAAGCGCGGCGGGGGGCTGATCTGCTCCCTCAACCCCCTGATTTACAGGGCTTTCAGACAGGCGGTGGACTGGTACATTGGCTGTTGA